TGCAAAGAGCGCGTGGAACAGGCCGTCTGAAAGCGTTTTACGCGGCATTCGCGGCGAAGTGGCACGCGTTTATGCACCCGAAATCGAGCTGTCCCGCCCCGTGCGCCTGCTGCATCCGCGCTACCCTTTATACATCGCGCCGAAGGAAAACCATATTTTTGTGATTGGTGCGACCCAAATTGAAAGCGAAAGCCAAGCGCCGGCAAGTGTGCGTTCCGGTTTGGAACTTTTGTCCGCGCTGTATGCCGTGCATCCGGCATTTGGCGAGGCAAACCTTTTGGAACTGGCCACTGGCCTGCGCCCGACTTTAAACCACCACAACCCCGAAATCCGTTTCAACCGCGAACGCCGCCTGATTGAAGTCAACGGCCTGTTCCGCCACGGCTTTATGATTTCCCCGGCTGTTACCGGCGCGGCCGTGCGTTTGGCCGGTGCGCTGTTTGCCGGAAGCGACATTCCCGAATACGACGAAACCAGCGGTTTGCCGTATATCCGCGCCGCAAATTGAAGCCGTTGCGGACGAAGTGGCTTGAAAATCGGGCAAATTGTTTGTGAAAGACAGCCACAGGCCGTCTGAAAATGATAAAATCGCCGTCAATTCAATTAACCTTGCATCTGAAACCGCATCATGCCGTTTCAGATGCCAAACCTATTTAACGATAAGCACATGACAACCCAAACCCTTTTAATCGAGCTTCTCACTGAAGAACTCCCGCCAAAAGCCCTCAATAATCTGGGCAACCATTTTGCCGCTTCCGTTGCCGAAGGCTTGGAAAAAGCGCAACTGATTGACGGCGTAGCCGAATACACTGCCTACGCTTCTCCGCGCCGTTTGGCCGTTCAAGTCAAAAACGTGAAAGCCGTTCAAGCCGATCAAAAAATCGTGAAAAAAGGCCCGGCCGTGGCGAATGCCATGAAAGACGGTGTGCCGACTAAGGCTTTGGAAGGTTTTGCGCGCGGTGCGGGTGCGAAAATCGAAGACCTGACCATCATCAACGACGGCAAGCAAGACGTGTACGCCTACGAATACGTCCAAACCGGCAAACCGCTGGGCGAGCTTTTGGAAGACATCATCAATGCCGCAGTGAAAAAATTGCCGATTCCGAAAGTCATGCGTTGGGGCAGCAGCACATTCACCTTCGTGCGCCCTGTACACAGCCTGATCGTGCTGCACGGTGGCGACATCGTCAACGTCAGCGTTTTGGGTTTGCAAAGCGGCAACAAAACACTGGGTCACCGCTTCCTCTCCAGCGGCGAAATCGCCATTGAAAATGCCGACAGCTACGCCGTACAAATGCGTGAGCAAGGCAAAGTTGTCGCTTCGTTTGCCGAACGCAAAGCCGCCATTCAGACGGCCTTGAACAAACAGGCAGGCCGTCTGAACGCGACCGTTGCCGCCGATGAAGCCTTGTTGGACGAAGTGACCGCATTGGTCGAATGGCCTGTAGTATTGGAAGCCGGTTTTGAAGAACACTTCCTCGCCGTACCGCAAGAATGCTTGATTCTGACCATGCAGCAAAACCAAAAATACTTCCCACTGCTCGACCAAAACGGCAAGCTGATGAACCGCTTCCTGCTGGTGTCCAACCTGCAAACCGAAGATCCGTCACACATCATCCAAGGCAACGAACGCGTCTTGCGCGCGCGCCTGTCTGATGCCGAGTTCTTCTACAAGCAAGACCAAAAAGCGACTTTGGAAAGCCGCCTGCCCAAGCTGGCGAACGTGGTTTATCACAACAAAATCGGTTCGCAAGCCGAACGCATCGAACGCCTTCAAAGCATCGCCGCCCACATTGCCAAAGCACTGGGTGCGGATGCCGCCGCAGCCGAGCGCGCCGCACGTTTGGCCAAAGCCGACTTGGTCACCGAAATGGTCGGCGAGTTCCCCGAATTGCAAGGCACGATGGGCAAATACTACGCACGTTTGGATGGTGAAACCGAAGAAATCGCCGAAGCCATCGAGCAGCACTATCAACCGCGTTTTGCAGGAGATAGGCTACCTGAAAGCAAAATTGCTATCGCTGTTGCGCTTGCCGACAAGCTAGAAACCTTAGTTGGTATTTGGGGTATCGGACAAATTCCTACAGGTGATAAAGATCCTTACGCCTTGCGTCGTGCCACATTGGGTATTTTACGGATACTAATGTTACCTGAGTGTAAAGGAGATCAATTAGGATTAGGTCAGTTAATTAATGAAACATATCAAACCTTTCCTCGTGGTTGGAAAGATATGGCAAATTCCTTGGAACAGCGACATTTTTTGTCCAACATAGCCTCTTTCATAGAGACCCGTTTAGCAATTCTTTTACAAAATGAATATTCGCAAGACGTAATCTCAGCAGTTTTGAAAGGTCCAAAACAAACTCCTGAAGAAAGTAAACAGGGAGTAAGTCGTTGGTTTCATAAGCTATATAATCTCCATGCCAAGCTGCAAGCCGTCGCCGCGTTCAAACAACTGCCCGAAGCCG
This region of Neisseria subflava genomic DNA includes:
- the glyS gene encoding glycine--tRNA ligase subunit beta — its product is MTTQTLLIELLTEELPPKALNNLGNHFAASVAEGLEKAQLIDGVAEYTAYASPRRLAVQVKNVKAVQADQKIVKKGPAVANAMKDGVPTKALEGFARGAGAKIEDLTIINDGKQDVYAYEYVQTGKPLGELLEDIINAAVKKLPIPKVMRWGSSTFTFVRPVHSLIVLHGGDIVNVSVLGLQSGNKTLGHRFLSSGEIAIENADSYAVQMREQGKVVASFAERKAAIQTALNKQAGRLNATVAADEALLDEVTALVEWPVVLEAGFEEHFLAVPQECLILTMQQNQKYFPLLDQNGKLMNRFLLVSNLQTEDPSHIIQGNERVLRARLSDAEFFYKQDQKATLESRLPKLANVVYHNKIGSQAERIERLQSIAAHIAKALGADAAAAERAARLAKADLVTEMVGEFPELQGTMGKYYARLDGETEEIAEAIEQHYQPRFAGDRLPESKIAIAVALADKLETLVGIWGIGQIPTGDKDPYALRRATLGILRILMLPECKGDQLGLGQLINETYQTFPRGWKDMANSLEQRHFLSNIASFIETRLAILLQNEYSQDVISAVLKGPKQTPEESKQGVSRWFHKLYNLHAKLQAVAAFKQLPEAAALAAANKRVQNLLKKADAALGEVDESLLQQDEEKALYAAAQGLQPKISAAVAEGNFQTALSELASVKPQVDAFFDGVMVMAEDPAVKQNRLNLLNRLAEQMNAVADIALLSE